The DNA region CCATTCAACAACAAACAAATACCACACCACTCTCATAAACACTTGAGAATCCAAAGCGCTCTCAATCTTCCTGATCCTACTACTATTTCTCAGGTGAACCCCAACACAACACCACTTCACTCTGCCAAAACCATCACTCCACTGCACCTCACTCATCACTGATTCTCTGTGCACTTTGTATCAGTCTTTATCTATAACTACATCTGTATctacatctatatatatataatgaagtAAATTAGGGTTGTGCTTATGATTGTGATACATTTTCCGCATCTGAATTTTGGTGCAgctaaagaaagagagaaatccAATGGGAGGTGGAGCAGATCACGGACATGGACATGGGGAGGCCCATGGAGACTTTCGTACCAAGGTCTGGAGCATGTCCGGTGGCCCATACTGCAGGCCCAAGCACTGGCGCCGCAACACCGCTATCGCCATGGCCGGCGTCTTCCTCATCTGCATCCCCATCGCCATGAAGTCCGCCGAGCTTGaggtcctctctctctctctctctctctgttaaatttctgtttggttgctgagaaaatgtgggGGAAATGTGAATCAAAGTGgactttttgagttttttagaATTCTCGAGCTATGTTTTTCTGGTCAACGTTTTTTAGTTTCcttttggttgctgaga from Castanea sativa cultivar Marrone di Chiusa Pesio chromosome 6, ASM4071231v1 includes:
- the LOC142640422 gene encoding uncharacterized protein LOC142640422, which encodes MGGGADHGHGHGEAHGDFRTKVWSMSGGPYCRPKHWRRNTAIAMAGVFLICIPIAMKSAELEQRPHHPVRPIPSQIWCKNFGNKDY